The segment CGATGCGGTGGTCACCGTGCCCGTGCACCTCACCACCGCCCAGTTGCCCGCCGTCGATGATGATGCCATCGGGGGTGGGCTCACACTGGATGCCCAGGGTGATCAAGCCGTCGGCCATCACCTGGATGCGGTCGGACTCTTTAACCCGCAGTTCTTCGGCACCGCGCAGCACGGTACGCCCTTCAGCGCAGGCAGCGGCAACGAACAGCACGGGGAACTCATCGATGGCCAGCGGCACCAGCTCTTCAGGGATATCGATGCCCTTGAGCTTGGCACCGCGCACGCGCAGGTCGGCCACCGGCTCACCACCGACTTCACGCTGGTTTTCCAGGGTGATATCGCCACCCATAAGGCGCAGGATGTCGATGACGCCGGTACGGGTGGGGTTGATGCCGACATGTTCGAGCACCAGCTCCGAACCCTCGGCAATGGACGCCGCCACCAGGAAGAACGCTGCCGACGAAATGTCCGCTGGCACTTCGATGCGAGTCGCGGTCAGCTTGCCGCCAGCTTGCAGCGAAGCGACCGGGCCGTTGGTTTCGACCGAATAGCCGAAGCCGCGCAGCATGCGCTCGGTGTGGTCACGGGTCGGCGCAGGCTCGGTGACGGTGGTCTTGCCTTCGGCGTACAGGCCAGCCAGCAGCAGGCAGGATTTGACCTGGGCACTGGCCATCGGCAGGGTGTAGGTCAGCGCCTTGAGTTTGCTGCCGCCGCGGATGGTCAGCGGCGGACGGCCGTCCGGGCCGGTCTCGACCACCGCGCCCATTTCGCGCAGAGGGTTGGCCACTCGGTTCATCGGACGCTTGGAAAGCGAGGCGTCGCCGGTCATGGTGACGTCGAACGACTGGCCGGCCAGCAGGCCCGACAGCAGGCGCATCGAGGTACCGGAGTTGCCCACGTACAGCGGGCCAGGCGGCGGCTTAAGGCCATGCAGGCCGACGCCATGGATGGTCACGCGACCCTGATGAGGGCCTTCGATGACCACGCCCATGTCGCGAAAAGCCTGCAAGGTCGCCAGGGCATCTTCACCTTCGAGAAAACCCTCGACCTCGGTGGTGCCTTCGGCCAGCGAGCCGAGCATGATCGAGCGATGGGAAATCGACTTGTCGCCCGGTACGCGGATTCGCCCATTCAGGCGGCCACCGGGTTGGGCCAGGAAAATCAGATCGTTGGCGTTCATAGCGTCCACATAGGCCCGGCGGGCCAGGATTTTACTGAAATGCTCGCGGGCAAACCGAGCGCGGGTGAAAACACCCAGCAGCTGGTGCCCGTCCCCTTCAGCGATCGCGTCGCGCAGGGCGTCGAGATCACTGCGATATGTATCGAGTGTGCGCAGGACAGCGTC is part of the Pseudomonas parafulva genome and harbors:
- a CDS encoding bifunctional prephenate dehydrogenase/3-phosphoshikimate 1-carboxyvinyltransferase — encoded protein: MVKAANTKPAPIIDRLVVVGLGLIGGSFAKGLRESGLCREVVGVDLDAPSRKQAVALGVVDRCEEDLATACLGADVIQLAVPILAMEKVLARLARLDLGEAVITDVGSAKGNVVREARSVLGERLSRFVPGHPIAGSEQSGVEASNASLFRWHKVILTPLAETDPAALALVDRLWRTLEADVEHMPVERHDEVLAATSHLPHLLAFGLVDSLAKRNENLDIFRYAAGGFRDFTRIAGSDPTMWHDIFLANRDAVLRTLDTYRSDLDALRDAIAEGDGHQLLGVFTRARFAREHFSKILARRAYVDAMNANDLIFLAQPGGRLNGRIRVPGDKSISHRSIMLGSLAEGTTEVEGFLEGEDALATLQAFRDMGVVIEGPHQGRVTIHGVGLHGLKPPPGPLYVGNSGTSMRLLSGLLAGQSFDVTMTGDASLSKRPMNRVANPLREMGAVVETGPDGRPPLTIRGGSKLKALTYTLPMASAQVKSCLLLAGLYAEGKTTVTEPAPTRDHTERMLRGFGYSVETNGPVASLQAGGKLTATRIEVPADISSAAFFLVAASIAEGSELVLEHVGINPTRTGVIDILRLMGGDITLENQREVGGEPVADLRVRGAKLKGIDIPEELVPLAIDEFPVLFVAAACAEGRTVLRGAEELRVKESDRIQVMADGLITLGIQCEPTPDGIIIDGGQLGGGEVHGHGDHRIAMAFSVASLRASAPIRIHDCANVATSFPNFLSLCAEVGIRVAEEGKS